The Salvia miltiorrhiza cultivar Shanhuang (shh) chromosome 1, IMPLAD_Smil_shh, whole genome shotgun sequence genome has a window encoding:
- the LOC131008278 gene encoding uncharacterized protein At2g29880-like, with product MGDSQPQDSKKRAVYEAWTKEQSDALLDILVESAHRGWRDNSEQLDCIFTAPDEVWDAYIEAHPKDAYLRTGSFSNFDDLRLAVGNGVAVGRNAIGVGSATDARTIGVDESRGPLIEELNYDAANEAFVVLGEDDPPLSGSKSPLESTEVPVESTQRRAPAKRSRK from the exons atgggAGACTCTCAACCACAAGATTCCAAAAAAAGGGCAGTGTATGAAGCCTGGACAAAGGAACAAAGTGATGCATTGTTAGATATTCTGGTTGAGTCTGCACATAGGGGATGGCGCGATAATAGTG AGCAGTTGGACTGCATATTCACGGCCCCAGATGAAGTATGGGATGCGTATATAGAG gctcaCCCAAAAGATGCATACTTACGCACTGGGAGTTTTTCGAATTTTGATGACTTGAGGCTTGCTGTTGGAAACGGTGTAGCTGTAGGAAGAAACGCAATTGGAGTGGGCAGTGCTACTGATGCTAGGACAATAGGAGTTGATGAAAGTAGAGGTCCGCTCATTGAGGAGTTGAATTACGATGCTGCTAATGAGGCGTTTGTAGTACTGGGTGAAGATGATCCACCATTATCCGGCTCCAAATCACCTTTGGAGTCCACTGAAGTGCCTGTGGAGTCCACTCAGAGAAGAGCTCCCGCCAAAAGAAGCAGAAAATAG
- the LOC131025606 gene encoding uncharacterized protein LOC131025606: MSSTSSFSSYGSHVGVTCICKKPAKVETARTSKNPGRLFYGCRYRECNFFQWVDEGCGYMENCSQEMNIWIGENLRLRRQLDQLSQRIHDLEAMNVGLKVKNSMIKRQAARLRLGCICLAIWLIYVLL, from the exons ATGTCATCTACTTCGTCGTTCTCGTCATATGGTAGCCATGTGGGAGTTACCTGCATTTGCAAGAAGCCCGCAAAGGTCGAAACTGCAAGAACCTCCAAAAATCCGGGACGGCTCTTTTATGGTTGTCGATATCGCGAG TGCAATTTTTTCCAATGGGTTGATGAAGGTTGTGGGTATATGGAGAATTGCTCACAAGAGATGAacatttggattggagaaaaTCTAAGACTTCGTAGACAGCTTGACCAACTTTCACAGAGGATTCACGATTTGGAGGCAATGAATGTTGGTTTGAAGGTGAAGAACTCGATGATTAAGAGACAAGCAGCTCGGCTCCGCCTTGGCTGCATTTGTTTGGCCATTTGGCTCATCTATGTTCTTCTTTAA